Proteins co-encoded in one Microtus ochrogaster isolate Prairie Vole_2 unplaced genomic scaffold, MicOch1.0 UNK81, whole genome shotgun sequence genomic window:
- the Isyna1 gene encoding inositol-3-phosphate synthase 1 has protein sequence MEPAAEILVDSPDVVYSAEAIEARYEYRTTRVSREGGVLRVQPTATRFTFRTARQVPRLGVMLVGWGGNNGSTLTAAVLANRLRLTWPTRTGRKEANYYGSLTQAGTVNLGLDGNGREVFVPFSALLPMVAPNDLVFDGWDISSLNLAEAMRRAQVLNCSLQEQLWPHMENLRPRPSVYIPEFIAANQTARADNLIPGTRAQQLEQIRKDIRDFRSSAGLDKVIVLWTANTERFCEVVPGRNDTAENLLRTIQLGLEVSPSTLFAVASILEGCAFLNGSPQNTLVPGALELAFQRHVFVGGDDFKSGQTKVKSVLVDFLIGSGLKTMSIVSYNHLGNNDGQNLSAPLQFRSKEVTKSSVVDDMVQSNSVLYAPGEEPDHCVVIKYVPYVGDSKRALDEYTSELMLGGTNTLVLHNTCEDSLLAAPIMLDLVLLTELCQRVSFCTDSDPEPQGFHPVLSLLSFLFKAPLVPPGSPVVNALFRQRSCIENILRACVGLPPQNHMLLEHKMERSGLGIKPGEMVATSPLSHKKESTPAATNGCTGDANGHTQAPTPEVSTA, from the exons ATGGAGCCCGCCGCCGAGATCCTGGTGGACAGCCCGGACGTAGTCTACAGCGCCGAGGCCATCGAGGCTCGCTATGAGTACCGGACGACGCGCGTCAGCCGCGAGGGCGGCGTGCTGCGG GTGCAGCCCACTGCTACTCGCTTCACCTTCCGCACAGCCCGGCAGGTGCCCCGGCTCGGGGTCATGCTTGTAGGCTGGGGTGGGAACAACGGTTCCACGCTCACCGCGGCCGTGCTGGCCAACCGGCTGCGTCTGACCTGGCCCACGCGCACTGGTCGCAAG GAAGCAAACTATTACGGCTCGTTGACCCAGGCGGGCACCGTGAACCTGGGTCTAGATGGGAACGGCCGGGAGGTGTTCGTGCCCTTCAGCGCGCTTCTACCCATGGTGGCCCCCAACGACCTGGTGTTTGACG GCTGGGATATCTCGTCACTAAACCTGGCCGAGGCGATGCGGCGCGCACAGGTCCTGAACTGCAGCCTGCAAGAGCAGCTGTGGCCCCACATGGAGAACCTGCGTCCCCGGCCCTCTGTCTACATTCCTGAGTTCATCGCTGCCAACCAGACAGCACGTGCAGACAACCTCATCCCTGGCACTCGTGCACAACAG TTGGAGCAGATCCGAAAGGACATTCGAGACTTCCGATCCAGCGCAGGATTGGACAAGGTCATCGTGCTGTGGACCGCCAATACGGAGCGTTTCTGCGAGGTGGTCCCAGGTCGTAATGACACAGCTGAAAACTTGCTGCGTACTATCCAG CTTGGCCTGGAGGTGTCACCATCCACACTCTTTGCCGTGGCCAGCATCCTGGAGGGCTGCGCCTTTCTCAACGGGTCCCCACAGAACACACTGGTACCTGGTGCCCTGGAGCTGGCTTTCCAGCGCCATGTGTTCGTGGGTGGGGATGATTTCAAGTCTGGTCAGACGAAGGTCAAGTCTGTTCTAGTGGACTTCCTCATCGGCTCTGGCCTGAAG ACCATGTCCATTGTGAGCTATAACCACTTGGGCAACAACGATGGGCAGAACCTGTCTGCACCACTGCAGTTCCGCTCCAAGGAGGTGACAAAGAGCAGCGTGGTGGACGACATGGTTCAGAGCAACAGTGTCCTCTACGCACCAGGAGAGGAGCCAGATCACTGT GTGGTGATCAAGTATGTGCCCTATGTGGGGGACAGCAAGCGTGCCCTGGACGAGTACACCTCAGAGCTGATGCTGGGTGGAACCAACACCCTGGTGCTCCACAACACCTGTGAG GACTCGCTCTTGGCGGCGCCCATCATGCTAGACCTAGTActgctcacagagctctgtcagcGAGTGAGCTTCTGCACCGACTCGGACCCTGAGCCTCAGGGCTTCCACCCGGTGCTGTCGCTGCTCAGCTTCCTCTTTAAGGCCCCACTTGTGCCTCCTGGCAGCCCAGTGGTGAATGCACTCTTCCGCCAGCGCAGCTGTATCGAGAACATTCTCAG GGCCTGTGTGGGGCTCCCGCCCCAGAACCACATGCTTTTAGAGCACAAGATGGAGCGCTCAGGCCTAGGCATCAAGCCAGGAGAGATGGTGGCCACCAGCCCGCTGTCACATAAGAAAGAGTCCACACCTGCTGCCACCAATGGCTGTACCGGCGATGCCAATGGGCACACGCAGGCACCAACACCAGAGGTGTCCACTGCTTAA
- the Ell gene encoding RNA polymerase II elongation factor ELL, translating to MAALKEARSYGLSCGRVSDGSRVSVFHVKLTDSALKAFESYRAHQDSVSLRPSIRFEGSQGHISIPQPDCPEEVRAFSFYLSNIGRDSPQGSFDCIQQYVSSHGDVHLDCLGSIQDKVTVCATDDSYQKARQSMAQAEEETRSRSAIVIKAGGRYMGKKVQFRKPAPGTADAVPSRKRATPINLASAIRKSGGSGASSVVLRPFRDRVLHLLALRPYRKAELLLRLQKDGLTQADKETLDSLLQQVASVNPKDGTCTLRDCMYKDVQKDWPGYSEGDQQLLKRVLMRKLCQPQSANSDSTASSPPREHGRSASPSQASLLTSQKRPQSTDFIDPLASKKPRISHFTQRAQPTLNGKLGAPNGHETLLPTLGSTPTDTLSSSHLPPRLEPPRTHDPLADVSNDLGHSAQDYKHQEATQAPAAASAPHLSLPLLTDFSQSERPAGSSHTHSRPKKKSKKHKDRERPPEDRPPAPQPDAPALLPDTPGLNGACASVPTSTSETTDYLLKYPAISSSEQRQSYKNDFNAEYSEYRSLHARIEQITRRFTQLDAQLRQLSQGSEEYETTRGQILQEYRKIKKTNTNYSREKRRCEYLHRKLAHIKRLIAEYDQRQLQAWP from the exons CACATCTCCATACCCCAGCCTGACTGCCCCGAGGAGGTGCGGGCCTTCTCCTTCTACCTCTCCAACATTGGCCGAGACAGCCCTCAGGGCAGCTTTGACTGCATCCAACAATATGTCTCCAG CCATGGGGATGTTCACTTGGACTGTCTGGGCAGCATCCAGGATAAGGTCACAGTGTGTGCCACCGATGACTCCTACCAGAAGGCCCGGCAGAGCATGGCGCAGGCAGAGGAGGAGACTCGGAGCCGAAGTGCCATTGTCATTAAGGCTGGAGGCCGCTATATGG GCAAGAAAGTTCAGTTCCGGAAGCCAGCGCCAGGGACAGCTGATGCGGTGCCCTCCCGGAAACGGGCCACCCCCATCAACCTGGCCAGTGCCATCAGAAAGAGTGGCGGGAGCGGAGCCAGCAGTGTGGTCCTGAGGCCCTTCCGAGATCGGGTGCTGCACCTCCTGGCCCTGAGGCCCTACAGGAAGGCTGAGCTGCTACTGAGGCTACAGAAGGACGGTCTGACGCAGGCGGACAAGGAAACCCTGGACAGCCTGCTGCAGCAG GTAGCCAGTGTAAACCCCAAAGACGGCACATGCACACTGCGGGACTGCATGTACAAGGACGTGCAGAAGGACTGGCCCGGCTACTCTGAGGGTGACCAGCAGCTGCTGAAGCGCGTGCTCATGCG AAAGCTGTGCCAGCCACAGAGTGCCAACTCAGACTCCACTGCCTCCAGCCCACCCCGGGAGCATGGCCGCTCCGCCTCACCCTCTCAG GCTTCTCTGCTCACTTCTCAGAAACGACCTCAGTCCACAGACTTCATTGACCCCCTGGCCAGCAAGAAGCCCCGCATCTCACACTTCACACAGCGAGCACAGCCCACCCTCAATGGCAAGCTGGGTGCCCCCAATGGCCACGAGACCCTGCTGCCTACCCTGGGGTCTACCCCTACGGACACCCTCAGCTCTAGCCATTTGCCCCCACGGCTGGAGCCCCCACGGACCCATGACCCCTTAGCTGATGTCAGCAATGATCTAGGCCATAGTGCCCAGGACTACAAGCACCAAGAGGCTACCCAAGCCCCAGCCGCAGCCTCAGCCCCTCACCTCAGCCTGCCCCTGCTGACGGACTTTTCCCAGTCTGAGCGACCTGCTGGCTCCTCGCATACCCATAGCCGACCCAAGAAGAAGTCCAAGAAGCACAAAGACAGGGAACGGCCCCCTGAGGACAGGCCCCCCGCCCCACAGCCTGATGCCCCTGCGCTGCTCCCAGATACCCCAG GTCTGAATGGAGCCTGTGCCAGTGTCCCCACGTCTACTTCTGAGACCACGGACTATTTGCT GAAATACCCCGCCATCTCGTCATCAGAGCAGCGTCAGAGCTACAAGAACGACTTCAATGCTGAGTACAGCGAGTATCGCAGCCTGCACGCACGCATTGAGCAGATCACGCGCAGGTTCACGCAGCTTGATGCACAGCTCAGGCAGCTGAGCCAGGGCTCCGAGGAGTATGAG ACAACCCGTGGGCAGATTCTTCAAGAATACCGGAAAATCAAAAAG ACCAACACCAACTACAGCAGAGAGAAGCGACGCTGTGAGTACCTGCACCGCAAGCTGGCACACATCAAGCGGCTCATCGCAGAGTATGACCAACGGCAGCTGCAGGCCTGGCCCTAG